In Pleurocapsa sp. PCC 7319, the following are encoded in one genomic region:
- a CDS encoding MFS transporter: protein MNKWGLLASLYVAQFLPVAFFGQTLPIFLRQQGVSLELIGLTSLLSLPWTLKVLWSPLIDRYGWTRWGHYKFWIILMQSLMGIAIAICAFINLETDFTLLLAVMLIAITLAATQDIATDALAIELLKPAERGFGNSIQGAGGYLGGILGGGVILILLDTWGWTRSLLVMALGVFLLIFPVLFHRENVTNPKIDYELSFSALVGFFRQPGMVRWILILVVYMMGVTITSTMSRPLLVDLGMSMTDIGVMNGIVSFGGGFVGSILGGFLVKPLGRKRGLIVFGILMTVAISTWILPTLGFASLPVLYLISTGLHFAYSMACVPMFAIAMDNSRQGKAGFDYTLQVTIIFIGSLMASSLSGFIAEAFGYISAFAIAATLCLLGVLFVTTLDEKPIF, encoded by the coding sequence ATGAATAAATGGGGATTACTCGCCAGCTTATATGTAGCACAGTTTCTGCCTGTAGCTTTCTTTGGGCAAACTCTACCCATATTCCTGCGACAACAGGGCGTTTCTCTAGAATTAATCGGCTTGACTAGCTTACTCAGTTTACCCTGGACACTTAAGGTATTGTGGTCGCCGTTGATTGATCGCTATGGATGGACGAGATGGGGACATTATAAGTTCTGGATTATCTTGATGCAAAGTCTGATGGGGATAGCGATCGCCATTTGTGCTTTTATCAATCTCGAAACTGATTTTACTCTCTTACTAGCTGTTATGCTAATAGCTATTACTTTGGCTGCAACTCAAGATATTGCCACCGATGCTTTAGCAATTGAACTACTTAAACCTGCTGAAAGAGGTTTTGGTAATAGCATTCAGGGGGCTGGCGGATATCTGGGAGGAATTTTGGGCGGTGGTGTGATCCTTATTTTATTAGATACTTGGGGTTGGACTAGAAGTTTATTAGTAATGGCATTGGGTGTCTTTTTATTAATATTTCCCGTCTTGTTTCATCGTGAAAATGTAACCAATCCAAAAATCGACTATGAACTAAGTTTTTCGGCATTAGTGGGATTTTTTCGGCAGCCTGGGATGGTGCGGTGGATCTTAATACTGGTGGTTTACATGATGGGAGTAACTATCACCAGTACTATGTCTCGACCCTTACTTGTAGACTTGGGAATGTCTATGACTGATATTGGGGTAATGAACGGTATTGTATCTTTTGGCGGAGGATTTGTCGGCTCTATTTTAGGTGGATTTCTAGTCAAACCTTTGGGACGTAAACGAGGTTTGATTGTATTCGGTATTTTGATGACAGTGGCGATCTCCACTTGGATTTTACCCACATTGGGATTTGCCAGTTTACCAGTTCTCTATCTAATTTCTACTGGCTTACATTTTGCCTATAGCATGGCTTGTGTTCCGATGTTTGCGATCGCCATGGATAATAGCCGGCAGGGAAAGGCAGGGTTTGACTACACTCTACAAGTTACGATTATTTTTATTGGTAGTTTAATGGCTAGTAGTCTTAGTGGTTTTATTGCAGAAGCATTTGGTTATATCAGTGCATTTGCGATCGCTGCCACATTATGTCTTTTAGGAGTTTTATTTGTTACTACTCTTGATGAAAAACCCATTTTCTAG
- a CDS encoding DUF86 domain-containing protein yields MNREKQFLLDMLVSARIAINYLQEKSIEDLENNLQLQDALIRRLLIIGEASKRISETTQQDLATIPWRLIKGMRNRLVHEYDDIDLDTIWETVNTSLPILVVELEKIVASYPDSGS; encoded by the coding sequence ATGAATCGGGAAAAACAATTTCTCCTTGATATGTTAGTGTCGGCAAGAATTGCAATTAATTATCTTCAAGAAAAATCTATTGAGGACTTGGAAAATAATTTGCAGCTTCAAGATGCACTTATTAGAAGATTACTAATTATTGGTGAGGCTTCTAAGAGAATTTCAGAAACAACACAACAAGATTTAGCAACAATTCCTTGGCGACTGATTAAAGGAATGCGAAATCGTTTAGTTCACGAATATGATGATATCGATCTAGATACTATTTGGGAAACCGTGAATACCAGCTTACCTATCTTGGTTGTTGAATTAGAAAAAATAGTTGCATCTTATCCGGATTCGGGCAGTTAG
- a CDS encoding nucleotidyltransferase family protein: protein MVQIPLPADKIKAFCKRWKITKLALFGSVLRDDFHSNSDVDIIVEFERNLRYGLFDLVVMEDELKAIFNRDVDLVTRKGIANSRNYLRRENILNSAKTIYESGKTISP from the coding sequence ATGGTTCAAATACCCTTACCAGCAGATAAAATCAAAGCATTTTGCAAACGCTGGAAAATTACTAAACTTGCTTTATTTGGTTCTGTTTTAAGAGATGATTTTCACAGTAATAGTGATGTTGATATCATAGTTGAATTTGAGCGTAATTTACGTTATGGCTTGTTTGATTTAGTAGTTATGGAAGATGAATTAAAAGCAATTTTTAATCGAGATGTCGATCTCGTTACTCGTAAAGGAATTGCTAATAGCCGTAATTATTTACGTCGAGAAAATATTCTTAATTCTGCTAAAACTATTTATGAATCGGGAAAAACAATTTCTCCTTGA
- the bchH gene encoding magnesium chelatase subunit H: protein MKRIVLIAGFESFNANLYRQAAEMATSRCGELEVIVFSDRDITANPNQVETALQSADVFFGSLIFDYDQVIWLRSRVKDIPIRLVFESALELMSLTQLGKFVIGDQPKGMPKPVKFILSKFSNSREEDKLAGYLSFLKTGPKLLKYIPAKKVQDLRNWLIIYGYWNAGGTENVASMCWTLAEKYLGLTVGEIPQPIETPNMGLLHPEYQGYFTSPQDYLEWYITRVGANGCSPSQCDMPLPVIGILLYRKHVITKQPYIPQLIKHFEQEGLIPLPLFINGVEGHVVVRDWLTTTYEQEQRQQGNKEILSLSDDAVKVDAIVSTIGFPLVGGPAGSMEAGRQVEVAKRILTAKNIPYIVAAPLLIQDIHSWTRQGIGGLQSVVLYSLPELDGAIDTVPLGGLVGEDIYLVPERLHRLTGRVKNWISLRHKPTPNRKIAVILYGFPPGYGATGTAALLNVPKSLLNLLHALKAEGYDVGELPEDGEEIIKQVKEADESTPLVKGGQGGSINVRTLEKWLGYLQTTRVEKQWKSLKGTGIKTYGDEFHIGGIKLGNVWIGVQPPLGIAGDPMRLMFEKDLTPHPQYTAFYKWLQNEYQADAVVHFGMHGTVEWLPGSPLGNTGYSWSDILLGDIPNLYIYAANNPSESILAKRRGYGVLISHNVPPYGRAGLYKELIALRELIGEYREDTEKNSALRDIICQKIVDAGLEKDCKFEEGLKQGIAFTVENSKLFSKNVINQYFVQVYEYLQVLEQRLFSSGLHILGNAPNEEQLKSYLEAYFDGELSEDAIDSVISGREDVSISYKDEQSRGERLSPNLEEATKIRDLLTQNTDEMTNLLRGLNGEYIPPAPGGDLLRDGSGVLPTGRNIHALDPYRMPSPAAFERAREIAKKIIAQNLEEKGTYPETVAVMLWGLDSIKTKGESLGILLELVGAEPVKEGTGRIVRYELKPIDDVGHPRIDVLANLSGIFRDTFVNIIELLDDLFRRAAEVEELEDNNYIRKHYLALKAQGVENASARMFSNPAGDFGSLVNDQVVDSNWESGDELANTWKNRNVFSYGRQDKGQARPEVLSQLLQTSDRIVQEIDSVEYGLTDIQEYYGNTGGLKLAAEKQSGKEVEASFVESFSKDTNPRKLKDLLRMEYRTKLLNPKWAEAMADQGSGGAYEISQRMTALIGWGGTASFKDDWVYDQAVDTYALDAEMAQKLRDANPEAFRNIVGRAIEANGRGFWNADEEKLEKLRELYESTEDELEGVTV from the coding sequence ATGAAACGGATTGTCTTGATTGCCGGATTTGAATCTTTTAACGCTAACCTGTATCGACAAGCTGCTGAGATGGCGACATCGCGATGTGGGGAGTTGGAAGTTATTGTCTTCAGCGATCGCGACATTACCGCTAATCCCAATCAAGTAGAAACTGCCTTACAGTCTGCTGATGTCTTCTTTGGCAGTTTGATTTTTGATTATGACCAAGTAATTTGGCTTCGGTCAAGAGTCAAAGATATTCCTATTAGGCTAGTATTTGAGTCGGCTCTAGAATTAATGAGTCTGACTCAGTTGGGTAAGTTTGTCATTGGCGATCAACCCAAAGGAATGCCCAAACCCGTAAAATTTATTCTCAGTAAGTTTAGTAATAGCAGAGAAGAAGACAAACTGGCTGGTTATCTCAGCTTTTTAAAAACAGGACCCAAATTACTGAAATATATCCCTGCCAAGAAAGTTCAAGATTTGCGTAACTGGCTGATTATCTATGGTTACTGGAATGCCGGGGGAACAGAAAATGTTGCTTCCATGTGTTGGACGTTAGCAGAGAAATACCTTGGTTTAACAGTCGGTGAAATTCCCCAACCAATCGAAACCCCGAATATGGGTTTATTACATCCTGAATACCAGGGTTATTTTACCTCTCCACAGGATTATCTCGAATGGTACATCACCCGCGTAGGGGCGAACGGCTGTTCGCCCTCACAGTGCGATATGCCCCTACCAGTAATTGGGATATTGCTGTATCGCAAACATGTAATTACCAAACAACCTTACATTCCTCAGTTAATTAAACATTTTGAACAAGAGGGATTGATCCCCCTGCCGTTATTTATCAATGGTGTAGAAGGTCATGTCGTCGTAAGAGACTGGCTAACAACTACCTACGAACAGGAACAAAGACAGCAGGGTAATAAAGAAATTCTCTCCCTATCTGATGATGCAGTCAAAGTAGATGCGATAGTTTCTACCATTGGGTTCCCTCTGGTAGGAGGTCCCGCAGGTTCGATGGAAGCGGGAAGACAGGTAGAAGTAGCTAAAAGAATTCTGACAGCTAAGAACATACCTTATATTGTGGCTGCACCTTTATTAATTCAAGATATCCATTCTTGGACAAGACAGGGCATAGGCGGTTTACAGAGTGTGGTGTTATATTCTCTCCCCGAATTAGATGGGGCGATCGATACAGTTCCTTTAGGTGGGTTAGTAGGAGAAGATATCTATCTGGTACCGGAAAGACTCCATCGCCTGACAGGTAGAGTTAAAAACTGGATTAGTTTGCGCCACAAGCCGACACCAAATAGGAAAATTGCAGTCATTCTATATGGTTTTCCTCCTGGTTATGGCGCAACAGGTACAGCCGCATTATTGAATGTACCCAAGAGTTTATTAAACTTGCTTCACGCTTTAAAAGCAGAAGGTTATGACGTTGGAGAGTTACCAGAAGACGGCGAAGAAATTATTAAACAAGTTAAAGAAGCTGACGAATCCACCCCCCTTGTTAAGGGGGGACAGGGGGGATCGATAAACGTTCGCACTCTCGAAAAATGGTTAGGATACTTACAAACCACTAGAGTCGAAAAACAGTGGAAGTCATTAAAAGGGACAGGCATTAAAACTTATGGAGACGAATTTCACATTGGTGGAATTAAATTAGGTAACGTCTGGATAGGAGTACAACCGCCTTTAGGAATAGCCGGAGATCCGATGCGGTTGATGTTCGAGAAAGACCTAACACCTCATCCTCAATACACGGCTTTTTATAAATGGTTGCAAAACGAATATCAAGCTGATGCAGTAGTTCACTTTGGTATGCACGGTACAGTTGAATGGCTACCAGGTTCGCCTTTGGGTAATACGGGCTATTCTTGGTCGGATATTTTATTAGGTGACATTCCCAACCTATATATCTATGCCGCTAATAATCCTTCAGAATCAATTTTGGCAAAACGTCGAGGTTATGGTGTTTTAATTTCTCACAATGTTCCTCCCTATGGACGAGCTGGTTTATATAAGGAATTGATTGCGCTGCGGGAATTAATTGGAGAATATCGCGAAGATACGGAAAAGAATTCTGCACTCAGAGATATTATCTGTCAGAAGATTGTCGATGCTGGTTTAGAAAAAGATTGTAAGTTTGAAGAGGGATTAAAACAGGGTATTGCTTTTACTGTCGAGAATTCAAAGCTGTTTAGTAAGAATGTAATTAATCAATATTTTGTTCAAGTTTATGAATACTTGCAAGTATTGGAACAACGATTATTCTCTTCAGGGTTGCACATATTAGGAAATGCACCGAACGAAGAACAATTGAAATCTTATCTGGAGGCTTATTTTGATGGGGAATTATCAGAAGATGCAATTGATAGCGTAATTTCGGGCAGAGAAGATGTATCTATATCTTACAAGGATGAGCAAAGTAGGGGCGAAAGGCTTTCGCCTAACTTAGAAGAAGCAACCAAAATTAGAGATTTATTAACCCAAAACACCGACGAGATGACCAATCTCTTGCGGGGTTTAAACGGGGAATATATACCTCCTGCGCCTGGTGGTGATTTACTGCGAGATGGTAGTGGAGTATTGCCTACAGGCAGAAATATCCACGCTTTAGATCCTTATCGGATGCCTTCCCCTGCTGCTTTTGAGAGAGCAAGGGAAATAGCCAAAAAAATTATTGCCCAAAATCTTGAAGAAAAAGGGACATACCCTGAAACCGTAGCAGTAATGTTGTGGGGACTGGATTCGATTAAAACAAAGGGAGAATCTCTGGGTATTTTACTAGAATTAGTGGGTGCTGAACCTGTTAAAGAAGGAACAGGTAGAATTGTTCGTTATGAATTGAAACCTATTGATGACGTAGGACATCCTCGCATCGATGTCTTAGCTAACTTATCGGGTATCTTCCGCGATACTTTTGTCAACATCATTGAGTTACTAGACGATTTATTTAGACGGGCAGCAGAAGTGGAGGAATTAGAAGATAATAATTATATACGCAAGCATTATCTAGCATTAAAAGCCCAAGGCGTGGAAAATGCCAGTGCCAGAATGTTTTCTAACCCTGCTGGTGATTTTGGTTCATTAGTTAATGACCAAGTAGTTGATAGTAATTGGGAATCTGGCGACGAACTTGCTAATACTTGGAAAAATCGCAATGTCTTTAGTTATGGACGCCAAGATAAAGGACAGGCTAGACCAGAGGTATTATCTCAGTTATTACAGACTAGCGATCGCATTGTTCAAGAAATTGACTCAGTAGAATATGGCTTAACAGACATCCAAGAATATTACGGCAATACAGGTGGATTAAAACTAGCTGCGGAAAAACAAAGTGGTAAGGAAGTAGAAGCTTCTTTTGTCGAAAGCTTTTCTAAAGATACTAACCCCCGTAAGCTTAAAGATTTACTTCGCATGGAATATCGTACCAAGTTACTTAATCCCAAATGGGCAGAAGCAATGGCAGATCAAGGAAGTGGTGGCGCATATGAAATATCCCAACGGATGACAGCTTTAATCGGTTGGGGTGGTACAGCTAGTTTTAAAGATGATTGGGTATACGATCAAGCTGTTGATACCTATGCTTTAGATGCAGAAATGGCACAGAAGTTAAGGGATGCTAATCCTGAAGCCTTTCGTAATATTGTCGGACGGGCGATCGAGGCTAATGGACGAGGTTTTTGGAATGCCGATGAAGAGAAGTTAGAGAAATTAAGAGAGTTATATGAATCTACAGAAGATGAATTGGAAGGAGTTACTGTTTAA
- a CDS encoding VOC family protein, whose amino-acid sequence MKSTVAIITTLLVTTFGFNSVATANESLINTIDQQNQQEILKVQNVGNEADVIADVSIIDTIQATIGTDSITISVTNYDETVQWYQENFNATIEEEWTFPELPNIMLANLNVYGLNVNIVGNNAYSTGTSQVADVNDYLGTMDYAGLISFQVDDVDAVINELAAQGVSALIEVADYAAVGRRVAFIQDNNGNLIEFSQSL is encoded by the coding sequence ATGAAATCTACAGTTGCAATTATTACTACTTTGTTAGTTACAACTTTCGGTTTTAACAGTGTTGCCACAGCGAATGAGAGCTTGATTAATACTATAGATCAACAGAACCAGCAAGAAATCCTGAAAGTTCAAAACGTTGGGAATGAAGCGGACGTCATTGCAGATGTTAGTATTATAGACACAATTCAAGCAACTATTGGAACAGACTCAATTACCATTAGCGTGACTAACTATGACGAGACAGTGCAATGGTATCAAGAGAATTTTAACGCAACCATAGAGGAAGAATGGACATTTCCCGAACTTCCAAACATCATGCTAGCGAATCTTAATGTGTACGGATTAAACGTGAATATAGTGGGTAACAATGCATATTCTACTGGTACATCTCAGGTTGCAGATGTAAATGATTATTTAGGAACTATGGACTATGCTGGTCTAATTAGTTTTCAAGTCGATGATGTAGATGCAGTGATAAATGAATTAGCAGCACAAGGTGTTTCTGCTTTGATAGAAGTCGCAGACTACGCTGCTGTAGGTCGAAGGGTCGCTTTTATTCAAGATAACAATGGAAATTTAATTGAGTTTTCCCAGTCACTCTAG
- the hisC gene encoding histidinol-phosphate transaminase, with translation MSYFRAAVDATTGYIPGEQPKPGTKIIKLNTNENPYPPSPDAIKVLRTIDSEWLRRYPDPYAMDFCLAVSEVLGIPADWIIVSNGSDELLNVIIRACAEGSDRPVVYPMPTYVLYKTLAALQPAKAIAINYDQSFQLPIDELVAAKGAVTFIASPNSPSGHIVPLDDLRELAQRISGILVIDEAYVDFAEYSALSLVKEFENVIILRTLSKGYSLAGLRMGFGIANPQLLSGLFKVKDSYNIDAIATLVGAAAIRDQAYKNECAAKIKKSRAKLTSNLQSLDFTVLNSHGNFVLATPPEGNAEQLYLQLKAQGILVRYFKQPGLDDKLRITVGTEQQNQTLLKALQIKVIS, from the coding sequence ATGAGTTACTTTCGTGCTGCTGTTGATGCCACAACTGGCTACATTCCTGGAGAACAACCCAAACCAGGAACAAAAATCATCAAACTTAACACTAATGAAAATCCTTATCCACCTTCTCCAGATGCCATAAAAGTATTGCGTACTATTGATAGCGAATGGCTGCGACGCTACCCCGATCCTTACGCTATGGACTTTTGTTTAGCTGTTAGTGAAGTTCTAGGAATTCCTGCCGATTGGATTATTGTGAGTAATGGGAGTGATGAACTACTCAATGTGATCATTAGAGCCTGTGCGGAAGGAAGCGATCGCCCTGTAGTTTATCCGATGCCAACTTATGTACTCTATAAGACATTGGCTGCTTTACAACCAGCTAAGGCGATCGCTATCAATTATGATCAAAGTTTTCAGTTACCAATAGACGAACTGGTTGCCGCTAAAGGTGCAGTGACTTTTATTGCCTCTCCAAATAGTCCTTCTGGTCATATAGTACCTCTTGATGATTTACGGGAATTGGCACAGAGAATCTCGGGAATATTAGTTATCGATGAAGCTTATGTTGATTTTGCCGAATATTCAGCATTATCTTTAGTCAAAGAATTTGAGAACGTTATTATCCTCAGAACTTTATCTAAAGGTTATTCCTTGGCAGGCTTGCGCATGGGATTTGGGATCGCCAATCCCCAATTATTATCTGGTTTGTTCAAAGTTAAAGATAGCTACAACATTGATGCGATCGCCACCTTAGTAGGTGCAGCAGCAATTAGAGATCAAGCTTACAAAAATGAATGTGCAGCAAAAATAAAAAAGTCTAGAGCAAAATTAACTAGTAATCTTCAAAGCTTAGACTTTACCGTTCTCAACTCCCACGGAAATTTTGTCTTAGCCACTCCCCCAGAAGGTAATGCCGAACAATTATATCTGCAATTAAAAGCACAAGGTATTTTAGTTCGCTACTTTAAACAGCCTGGATTAGACGACAAACTACGTATCACCGTTGGTACTGAGCAACAAAACCAAACTTTACTAAAAGCCTTGCAAATTAAGGTAATTAGCTAA
- a CDS encoding nuclear transport factor 2 family protein: MRPKELIKEFVEAFNQADVEGLANFYSETAINHQVANSPVEGRDAIRKMFEKEFATANMICIIENIFEDGEWAILEWRDPLGLRGCGFFHIVDEKIVFQRGYWDKLSFLKLYGLNVTQ, from the coding sequence ATGCGACCGAAAGAATTAATCAAAGAATTTGTAGAGGCATTCAATCAGGCTGACGTTGAAGGTTTGGCAAATTTTTATAGTGAGACAGCTATTAATCATCAAGTAGCAAATAGTCCAGTGGAAGGACGGGATGCTATACGCAAGATGTTTGAGAAAGAATTTGCTACAGCCAACATGATTTGTATCATCGAGAATATTTTTGAAGATGGTGAGTGGGCAATTCTGGAATGGCGCGATCCTTTAGGCTTAAGAGGCTGTGGTTTTTTTCACATAGTAGATGAAAAAATAGTATTTCAAAGAGGATATTGGGATAAATTATCTTTTCTAAAACTTTATGGTCTGAATGTAACACAATAA
- a CDS encoding amylo-alpha-1,6-glucosidase, with amino-acid sequence MNFKFGREICNNLQMVESREWLVTNGIGGFASGTIAGVLTRHYHGLLIGALNPPVARTLLLTKLEEIVHYNGQFYDLATNRWADGTVAPEGYLNIESFHLDGTTPVWNFAFADGLLEKRIWMHQGENTTYIRYSYQRGSQPLTLSLKALVNYRDYHGGTHFDSKSIGKIEPISDVDLEIKPFPDAASLYLSAISENSTHNFSWLINNTWYQNFALAVENYRGLDDTEDHLLAATGNVSLQPGDSITFVASTQKDEETKRHGDKEKEEKGRKLIDLFYSQNKLQAAPEWIEQLVLAADQFIVDRPLTNNPEGKTIIAGYPWFTDWGRDTMISLPGLTISTGRYDIAKTILLTFAKYVDRGMLPNVFPDAGETPEYNTVDATLWYFEAIRTYYDATEDREFIAELFPLLAEIIDWHIKGTRYNIKMDDDGLLYAGEPGVQLTWMDAKVGDWVVTPRIGKPVEVNALWYNALICMDYFASILQKSETRYQEIASKTRSHFSKFWYEEGGYCYDVIDSPDGNDASFRPNQIFAVSLPSRGYSVRAFRETPLRPEQQKMVVDKVGQKLLTSYGLRSLSRDHPDYVGIYGGDQLKRDGSYHQGTTWGWLIGHFIQAHLKVYQNPELAYTFLEPMADHLQDGCIGSISEIFDGDTPFSPRGCFAQAWSVAEVLRSWVMIHSN; translated from the coding sequence ATGAATTTCAAGTTTGGGCGAGAAATATGTAATAACCTGCAAATGGTGGAATCAAGAGAATGGTTAGTTACCAATGGGATTGGCGGTTTTGCTTCAGGAACGATCGCAGGAGTATTGACCAGACACTATCATGGTTTACTGATTGGGGCTTTAAACCCACCTGTAGCCAGAACTTTACTGTTAACTAAACTTGAAGAGATTGTTCACTACAACGGTCAATTTTACGATCTAGCTACTAACCGATGGGCAGATGGTACTGTGGCACCTGAAGGATACCTCAATATTGAGAGTTTTCATTTAGATGGAACAACTCCTGTTTGGAATTTTGCTTTTGCTGATGGGTTACTAGAAAAACGTATCTGGATGCACCAGGGAGAAAATACCACTTATATTCGCTATAGCTATCAGCGAGGTAGTCAGCCTTTAACTCTATCTCTCAAAGCATTAGTAAATTATCGCGATTATCATGGTGGAACTCACTTTGACTCAAAATCTATAGGCAAGATTGAACCAATATCAGATGTAGATCTAGAAATCAAACCTTTTCCTGACGCTGCCAGTTTATATTTATCAGCAATTTCAGAAAATTCGACTCATAACTTTAGTTGGTTAATCAACAATACTTGGTATCAGAATTTTGCCTTAGCAGTAGAGAACTATCGGGGTTTGGATGATACAGAAGATCATTTATTAGCTGCAACTGGCAACGTTAGTTTACAACCAGGGGATTCCATAACTTTTGTCGCCAGTACTCAGAAAGATGAGGAGACAAAGAGACACGGTGACAAAGAGAAGGAGGAAAAAGGGCGAAAATTAATCGATCTGTTCTATTCTCAGAATAAACTTCAAGCTGCACCAGAATGGATAGAGCAGTTGGTTTTAGCAGCAGATCAATTCATTGTCGATCGCCCGTTAACTAATAATCCTGAAGGGAAAACGATTATTGCAGGCTACCCCTGGTTTACTGATTGGGGTAGAGATACGATGATCAGTCTGCCAGGATTAACGATCTCTACAGGGCGTTATGACATTGCGAAAACTATTCTTCTTACCTTTGCCAAGTATGTAGATCGGGGAATGTTGCCCAATGTATTTCCCGATGCAGGGGAAACTCCCGAATACAATACTGTAGATGCTACTCTCTGGTATTTTGAAGCAATCCGCACTTACTATGATGCAACTGAAGATCGGGAATTTATTGCCGAGTTATTCCCTTTGCTAGCTGAAATTATTGATTGGCACATTAAAGGAACCCGCTACAACATCAAGATGGATGATGATGGTTTACTCTATGCTGGCGAGCCAGGAGTACAGCTTACTTGGATGGATGCCAAAGTAGGAGATTGGGTAGTTACCCCTCGTATTGGTAAGCCTGTAGAAGTAAATGCTCTTTGGTATAACGCTCTAATTTGCATGGATTATTTTGCTAGTATTTTGCAGAAATCTGAGACTAGATATCAGGAGATAGCAAGCAAAACGCGATCGCACTTTTCTAAGTTTTGGTATGAAGAAGGTGGTTATTGCTACGACGTAATTGATTCTCCTGATGGAAATGATGCCAGTTTTCGTCCCAATCAAATTTTTGCCGTTTCATTGCCGAGTAGGGGTTATTCTGTAAGGGCGTTTCGCGAAACGCCCCTACGACCAGAACAACAGAAAATGGTGGTCGATAAAGTAGGGCAAAAATTATTAACTTCTTATGGATTGCGATCGCTTTCTAGAGATCATCCCGATTACGTTGGAATCTATGGCGGAGATCAATTAAAACGCGACGGGAGTTATCATCAGGGAACTACTTGGGGTTGGCTAATAGGTCATTTCATTCAAGCACACCTGAAAGTTTATCAAAATCCAGAACTTGCTTATACTTTTCTCGAACCAATGGCTGATCATTTACAAGATGGTTGTATCGGCAGCATTAGCGAAATTTTCGACGGCGATACACCCTTTTCTCCCAGAGGTTGTTTTGCTCAAGCTTGGAGTGTAGCAGAAGTATTAAGAAGTTGGGTGATGATTCATAGCAATTAA
- a CDS encoding NAD(P)H-hydrate epimerase, translated as MSVKFLTDRGIEVPSVTTEQMIEVDRVAIEETGPNLFQMMENAGRNLALQAISSAGARRGASPLGRSAIACLGENWQQANIVILSGSGGNGGGGICAARHLANRGAKVQLCLSAPERLKEVPQWQRHIFQSTSGKEVGIAELKSSNEPINLIIDALIGYSLRAAPRGNALELINWANNTGVPILSLDTPSGVDSTTGETPGEYIHARWTMTLALPKKGLLPEKTGELILADIGIPPGAYSWQTLQLNYIPPFGDRFRIPLQTITE; from the coding sequence ATGAGCGTTAAATTTTTAACCGATCGAGGAATTGAAGTTCCCTCTGTCACCACCGAACAAATGATCGAGGTCGATCGCGTGGCAATAGAAGAGACGGGACCCAATCTGTTTCAGATGATGGAAAATGCGGGGCGAAATCTAGCTTTGCAGGCGATCAGCTCTGCTGGTGCGCGACGCGGAGCTAGTCCTTTAGGGCGGAGCGCAATCGCCTGTCTGGGAGAAAATTGGCAACAGGCTAATATTGTAATTCTTTCAGGGAGTGGCGGCAATGGTGGTGGGGGTATCTGTGCCGCTCGCCATTTAGCCAATCGCGGAGCAAAAGTGCAATTGTGTTTGTCTGCTCCAGAGCGGTTAAAAGAAGTACCCCAGTGGCAAAGACATATTTTTCAATCTACTTCTGGTAAGGAAGTTGGCATTGCTGAATTAAAATCATCTAACGAGCCGATAAACCTAATTATCGATGCTCTGATTGGCTATAGTTTGCGAGCTGCACCTAGAGGCAATGCCCTGGAACTAATTAATTGGGCAAATAACACTGGCGTACCAATTCTCTCTCTAGATACTCCCTCTGGAGTTGATTCCACGACGGGAGAAACCCCAGGTGAATACATCCATGCTCGTTGGACAATGACATTAGCTTTGCCCAAAAAAGGTTTACTACCAGAGAAAACAGGAGAATTGATTCTGGCAGATATTGGTATTCCCCCTGGTGCCTATAGTTGGCAAACCTTGCAGTTAAATTATATTCCACCTTTTGGCGATCGCTTTCGCATTCCTCTACAAACCATCACAGAATAA